In Primulina eburnea isolate SZY01 chromosome 5, ASM2296580v1, whole genome shotgun sequence, a single window of DNA contains:
- the LOC140831425 gene encoding uncharacterized protein, with protein MFTRNPLSIIYDQNKLTGPNYHDWFRNLKIVLNSERIAYVLDNKPPKEAAPDISRTELAKLEKHWDHDLQAKSYMLASMSNELQRRFEEAVNAADIHLHLKELYALVGLDLVIPSELSIDILLLSFPASFDGFVVNFNMNKLEASLEELVNMLTNYEATIKKEKPVLLVGSLYGTKKGAPNKGKKRSAPPKKNKPKKKPYKKANPGPTKPGKSEHAFP; from the exons ATGTTTACTCGTAACCCGCTTTCAATCATTTACGATCAAAACAAATTGACTGGCCCTAACTATCATGACTGGTTTCGAAACTTAAAGATTGTTCTGAACTCCGAAAGGATTGCATATGTGCTTGATAATAAGCCACCTAAGGAGGCGGCTCCTGATATCAGTAGGACTGAATTAGCTAAGCTTGAGAAACATTGGGATCATGATCTCCAAGCTAAGAGCTATATGTTGGCTTCCATGTCGAATGAACTTCAGAGGAGGTTCGAGGAGGcggtgaatgctgctgacattcaccttcatctgaaagaattgtatgcT TTGGTGGGACTCGATTTGGTTATACCTAGTGAGCTCTCGATTGATATTCTCTTGCTGTCTTTCCCTGCCTCGTTCGATGGATTTGTGGTTAAttttaatatgaacaagcttgaggcctcccttgaagagttggtcaatatgCTTACTAATTATGAGGCCACAATTAAAAAGGAAAAGCCTGTTCTTCTAGTGGGTTCTTTGTATGGTACGAAAAAGGGAGCCCCGAATAAAGGCAAGAAGCGTTCTGCCCCTCCaaagaagaacaagcccaaAAAAAAGCCATACAAGAAAGCAAATCCGGGGCCCACAAAGCCTGGCAAGTCAGAGCAT GCATTTCCTTAG
- the LOC140831426 gene encoding uncharacterized protein, translated as MAMLHCYEDQIKCKVFLTTLVDSAQRWFEGLAPQSICCFEDFQKVFLHQFSSSKKYKKTAFSLFEVKQRQDETLRAYLKRFNRVALDVPTCAPETKTTSFMQGLWEGDFFRSLTKKLPENFEDLLSRAEKYINMEEAKNQKREALKRARGDRAIKTEDRAPKKNGSGHFSHVPLRVARDREIQECRSDEAPPSNSVARTPRPEQKGYCTLHKDCAHNTNECRVLGRNSNKHPMSVPHPPRGKSRHQPWLSRRPISNMPPKTVSTPSGRRGGDVSTREERIKPAERKDPSPSRGIIKMISGGSTDGDSNRARKARSRRECLEVDGRRRDEPVISFGPEDLRGVSLPHNDALVIQARVANYDVLRVFVDNGSSVNVIFKEAIVQMDLHEYQLEAVETALFGFASQAVYPEGEIALPLTLGMGDLRKTVMTTFTVVDAPSSYNVILGRPAMNEMKAVGEVKGDQPSSRRCYGETVRVDQKKARREGKEKEHQEETHEREVHFVAEEEKEVVEIEPGKNVRVARDICATTQQELSGISPRVAEHKLNILPGSRPVKQKKRHFGPEKDKVIEKKVEELLKAGHIREVHFPSWLSNVVLVPKSNGKWRMCVDFRDLNKACPKDCYPLPRIDQLVDSTSGCELLSFLDAYQGYHQIPLALEDQDKASFITSGGTFCYVVMPFGLKNAGATYQRLMNLVFQKQIGRNIEVYVEDNLTKTREVAHFIDDLAETFATLKQYRIKLNPAKCVFGVKSGKFLGFMVTDRGIEVNPEKIQAIVDMPSPQSVRDVQKLTGRIAAMSRFISRSAHHSYPFFQVLRKAQKFGWDGNCEQAFQDLKKHLAELPVLAKPEPGEKLWVYFLATEIAVSSVLIKEEGTDQKPIHYVSHSLRGAELRYSELEKIALALVMTARKLRPRIMTRAEVSGRMIKWTVELGEYDIEYKPRAAIKSQALSDFLTEMIQPGKEEVWRVFVDGASNISGCGVGIVLVSPLEENVKLALKIDSRVTNNEAEYEAVLAGLRVAREVGASRVIIYSDSQLVTQQIKGAYEVKNEKMLKYLKLITSQASSFIDWSIEQIPREENTEAGVLAKLAASLTEISTREVLCFTRLVSSLEEETPPSPANSWMAPLMEYIEHKKLPEDQVQAAKIRKQAPRLQLRPYCRDISSSQI; from the exons ATGGCCATGCTACATTGTTATGAGGACCAAATTAAATGTAAGGTGTTCCTCACCACCCTGGTAGATTCTGCACAGAGATGGTTTGAAGGGTTGGCACCACAAAGCATCTGTTGTTTCGAGGACTTTCAAAAGGTATTCTTGCATCAATTTAGCAGCAGCAAGAAGTACAAGAAAACCGCTTTCAGTTTATTTGAAGTAAAACAGAGGCAAGATGAGACCCTGAGAGCTTATCTCAAAAGGTTCAACCGGGTGGCCCTGGATGTACCAACCTGTGCACCCGAGACAAAGACTACATCATTCATGCAAGGGCTATGGGAGGGGGATTTTTTCCGGTCCTTAACCAAAAAATTGCCCGAGAATTTCGAGGATCTCTTATCCCGAGCGGAGAAATACATTAATATGGAAGAAGCAAAAAACCAGAAGAGAGAGGCCTTGAAAAGAGCAAGAGGAGATCGGGCTATCAAAACCGAAGATAGAGCCCCCAAGAAGAACGGCTCGGGACACTTCTCCCATGTACCTTTGAGAGTTGCCCGAGATAGAGAGATTCAAGAATGCAGATCAGATGAAGCCCCTCCTTCCAATTCTGTGGCAAGAACCCCCAGGCCAGAACAGAAGGGGTATTGTACCCTCCATAAAGATTGTGCCCACAATACCAATGAATGCCGGGTCCTGGGGAGGAATTCCAATAAGCATCCTATGTCAGTGCCTCACCCTCCGCGAGGTAAGTCTAGACATCAACCCTGGTTGTCTAGACGTCCAATATCGAATATGCCCCCAAAGACGGTGAGCACCCCAAGTGGGAGGCGGGGAGGAGACGTGAGTACCCGGGAGGAAAGAATCAAACCAGCAGAAAGGAAAGATCCCTCCCCAAGTCGAGGGATAATCAAAATGATTTCAGGAGGATCTACCGATGGTGACTCTAACCGGGCTAGGAAGGCGAGGAGTAGGAGGGAATGTTTAGAGGTTGATGGAAGGAGGAGAGACGAGCCGGTTATAAGCTTTGGACCAGAAGATCTCCGAGGGGTGAGCCTGCCTCACAATGACGCTCTTGTCATTCAAGCCCGAGTGGCCAATTACGACGTATTGAGGGTTTTTGTAGACAATGGGAGCTCCGTTAATGTTATTTTCAAAGAGGCCATAGTTCAAATGGATTTACATGAATACCAGCTGGAAGCCGTTGAAACTGCCCTATTCGGGTTTGCCAGCCAAGCCGTATATCCAGAGGGAGAAATTGCTCTACCCTTGACCCTGGGCATGGGAGACTTGAGGAAGACTGTGATGACTACGTTCACAGTAGTGGATGCCCCGTCTTCGTACAATGTCATACTGGGAAGGCCGGCCATGAATGAAATGAAGGCC GTTGGAGAAGTTAAAGGCGATCAGCCCTCTTCTCGAAGATGTTATGGGGAAACAGTCCGGGTTGACCAGAAGAAGGCAAGGAGGGAAGGGAAGGAGAAAGAGCACCAGGAGGAGACCCATGAAAGAGAAGTGCACTTTGTGGccgaagaagaaaaagaagtgGTGGAAATTGAGCCAGGGAAGAACGTCCGGGTGGCCCGAGACATCTGCGCAACCACCCAG CAGGAATTGTCCGGGATCTCTCCCCGAGTGGCCGAGCATAAATTAAATATCCTCCCGGGATCCCGGCCAGTTAAGCAGAAAAAGCGACATTTTGGCCCTGAAAAAGATAAAGTAATTGAGAAGAAAGTGGAAGAATTGCTAAAGGCCGGGCACATTAGGGAAGTCCATTTCCCTTCGTGGTTGTCCAACGTGGTTCTTGTCCCAAAATCTAATGGGAAATGGAGGATGTGCGTTGATTTCAGAGACTTGAATAAAGCTTGCCCAAAAGATTGTTATCCACTCCCCCGGATCGATCAGCTAGTCGATTCCACTTCTGGATGTGAACTGTTAAGCTTTCTGGATGCCTATCAAGGATATCATCAGATCCCTTTAGCTttggaagatcaagataaagctAGTTTCATTACCTCCGGGGGTACCTTTTGCTATGTTGTGATGCCttttggattaaaaaatgcaGGGGCTACGTACCAGCGATTGATGAATCTTGTTTTTCAGAAACAAATAGGTCGCAATATCGAGGTGTATGTGGAGGACAATCTAACCAAAACCCGGGAAGTTGCTCATTTTATTGATGATTTAGCTGAAACTTTCGCCACTCTGAAACAGTACAGAATAAAACTTAACCCAGCCAAATGTGTGTTTGGGGTTAAAAGCGGAAAGTTCTTGGGATTCATGGTCACGGACCGAGGAATTGAGGTTAACCCGGAGAAAATCCAAGCCATCGTGGACATGCCCTCTCCTCAGTCTGTCCGGGACGTACAAAAATTGACAGGGAGAATTGCGGCCATGTCACGCTTCATTTCCCGATCTGCACACCATAGTTACCCTTTCTTTCAAGTTCTGAGAAAAGCGCAGAAATTCGGTTGGGATGGCAATTGCGAGCAGGCCTTTCAAGATTTGAAAAAACATCTGGCTGAACTGCCCGTATTGGCAAAGCCTGAGCCCGGAGAAAAATTGTGGGTCTATTTCTTGGCCACTGAAATTGCTGTTAGCTCCGTACTCATCAAAGAGGAAGGGACCGATCAGAAGCCTATCCATTATGTCAGTCACTCCCTCCGAGGAGCAGAGTTGAGATACAGTGAATTAGAAAAGATCGCATTGGCTTTAGTAATGACCGCTCGAAAGTTAAGGCC GAGAATCATGACTCGCGCAGAGGTCTCGGGGAGAATGATCAAATGGACTGTGGAACTCGGGGAGTATGATATTGAATACAAACCCCGGGCTGCAATAAAATCACAGGCATTATCAGATTTCTTAACAGAGATGATTCAGCCCGGAAAGGAAGAGGTATGGAGGGTGTTTGTTGATGGCGCCTCAAACATATCGGGGTGTGGAGTGGGGATTGTCTTGGTCTCCCCACTAGAAGAGAATGTCAAACTGGCTCTGAAGATTGACTCTAGGGTCACGAATAACGAAGCGGAATACGAAGCTGTTTTGGCGGGGTTGCGTGTTGCCCGAGAAGTTGGGGCCTCCCGAGTCATTATCTATTCCGACTCTCAGCTGGTTACCCAACAAATTAAAGGAGCTTACGAGGTCAAGAATGAAAAGATGCTCAAGTACTTAAAGCTTATTACTTCTCAAGCTTCATCCTTTATAGACTGGAGTATCGAACAAATTCCCCGAGAAGAAAATACCGAGGCCGGCGTGTTAGCCAAACTGGCTGCTTCCTTGACAGAAATAAGCACCCGAGAGGTTCTCTGTTTTACTCGGCTAGTATCATCCCTTGAAGAAGAAACACCCCCGTCTCCAGCAAACTCATGGATGGCCCCTCTCATGGAATACATAGAGCATAAAAAACTCCCAGAGGATCAAGTCCAGGCTGCAAAGATCAGGAAACAAGCGCCCAG GTTACAGCTGAGGCCATATTGCAGAGATATATCTTCATCACAGATATAG